The nucleotide window TACTACGCTGCCGCAGGAAAACCCGTAATTTACTCCGACCTGAAAGCTACGCGTAAAGGTGTGGATGTCTTGGATTTCGGTTATCTGGTAAACCCTGAGGACAGTGCTGCTATTGCAAGCCATATTGAAAGGTGGCTGGATAACCCAATGGAGTACAACAGGTATGCACACAACGCCCGTAAATCATTTCAGAAAAAATATAATTGGGACAGGATCAAAGCCTCTTTCAAGGAATTTGTAATCAACGGTAAAAATTAAGTGGATGCAGAAAACCTTCATCCATACTTTTCTCTCGCGGGCACTTATTCTGGTTCTCAACTTTGGAATCATCATTTTTGCTACCAATGTTTGGGGCAGCCAGGGGAAGGGAAGCATTTCCATGCTTATTGCCGATTTGTCCATTATCGGTTTTTTCAGCAATGTTTTCGTGGGTAGCATTACTTATCTTACTTCAAGATATAAAACAGCTGATATACTTGGTGTAGCCTATATCTGGTCCATAGTGGTGGGTATTTCCATACCGCTGGTAGTCCATTTTTCGATACGTCCGGTCTATGATTTAAGTTACCTTGTGCTTCTGTCTGTGCTGTTTTCATTACTCACAGCAAATATTAACTATTTCATAGGCAAACAGGATATCCCGAAATTTAATCTTTACACCATCCTTCAGCAGGGTGTGCATCTGGTGTTCCTGCTGGCTGCGGTCTATATCTTTGGTTTTGACAGTCTTGATGCCTACTTTATCACCCTAATGGCATGTTATGGTACTCTTTTCCTGGTCAGCACCCTCCAGCTTTATAAATCTGCCCAATTTCCTGAATTTTCGCTTTCAGGAACTGTGATCCGAAGTATGTTCAGTTACGGATGGAAAACACAGCTGAGCGCGCTGATGCAATTTATGAATTACAGACTGTCATTCTATTTTTTGGAAGTTTACCGCGGAATTGCCAGTGTAGGGGTATTTTCAATTGGTGTGGCACTTTCTGAGGGAATTTGGGCGGTAAGCAGGAGCCTTTCCACCATACTGTACGCTAAGGTGGTAAACAGCAGTGACCACCTGGAGTCGGTGGATACCGCTAAGGTCTCCATAAAACTCAGCTTCCTTGTAACATTATTCTTTATCCTGATAATTCTCTGTGTTCCGGCAAATGTTTACACGCTGGTCTTCGGTGCGGCTTTTCATCAAACCAAACTTATCTTCATGCTTCTGTCACCGGGCATTCTTGCCATCGCGGTAAGCAATATTATAGGTTCTTATTTTGCGGGCGTGAACAGGCTTCGGATACTGAACGTCAAATCTCTTGTGGGACTTGTCTTTACCGTGTTTTCGTCTGTATTTATTATTCCGGAATGGGGCATCATTGGTGCCTGTGTGGTGACTGCCGTTTCCTATTGCCTTTCTTCCGGCATCCTGTTCTGGCAATTCTATAAAACAACAACTTTTAAAGTTACGGATTTACTGCCCACAAAACACGAACTTACCTTAGTTAGGCAGTTGTTTCGCACCCGAAAATAAATGGTCGGTTCAGTGGAACTCTGTATATTTGTTAACATGAAAAACGTGATATTTTTCCTT belongs to Chryseobacterium sp. and includes:
- a CDS encoding polysaccharide biosynthesis C-terminal domain-containing protein; translation: MQKTFIHTFLSRALILVLNFGIIIFATNVWGSQGKGSISMLIADLSIIGFFSNVFVGSITYLTSRYKTADILGVAYIWSIVVGISIPLVVHFSIRPVYDLSYLVLLSVLFSLLTANINYFIGKQDIPKFNLYTILQQGVHLVFLLAAVYIFGFDSLDAYFITLMACYGTLFLVSTLQLYKSAQFPEFSLSGTVIRSMFSYGWKTQLSALMQFMNYRLSFYFLEVYRGIASVGVFSIGVALSEGIWAVSRSLSTILYAKVVNSSDHLESVDTAKVSIKLSFLVTLFFILIILCVPANVYTLVFGAAFHQTKLIFMLLSPGILAIAVSNIIGSYFAGVNRLRILNVKSLVGLVFTVFSSVFIIPEWGIIGACVVTAVSYCLSSGILFWQFYKTTTFKVTDLLPTKHELTLVRQLFRTRK